Below is a window of Anas platyrhynchos isolate ZD024472 breed Pekin duck chromosome 21, IASCAAS_PekinDuck_T2T, whole genome shotgun sequence DNA.
CGGTTTGGCAGGGCTTTGGCGAGCGAGGAGCTCAGACAGAGGAGGCACCGCTCCGTGGCACCAGACACCACCAAGCACCCAGGCACGTACCCCCAAAGCTGAGGGCCAAAGCAAaggcaggagaagggaaaacaaatcgTGACAACAGGCCAGCgagctgctgagcagctctgcgtttgtttttccccagcaaTAAGCCTCGTGGGGGCCATGCAGAAACACAGCCCAAATGCCCTCTAATGGCCTCGTAGAAGCGAGCGGAGGCATCGCACGGCCCACGGCCAGGAAGCAGTGGTCTAGGCTGTGTGTCCAGGCGAGGGATGCACGATTTGGGTGTGTATCCATGGAATTAAAGCGTTGAAACCTCTGTGGCAGCGTGTCGGCCTGGATTAAATAGGTCcctgggccagcagcaggaaaaaacagcagggctgagcagctGCTTGCCCGCTCCCCTGGTCCCTGAAGgtgctgaaaataaatgtcaatGACACTTTCAGCCAccactttgaggaaaaaaaataagaaataaagaaaaacaaaatctcactGCTCACGCAGTAAAAGCAAAACCTTGTTTACAACAAGAATTATTTACCGTGATCATCTGGTGTGCTGCCCGAGTGCAGATCCTTAATTCAGTTTGCTGTCGGAACACGGCAAACCTCTGGCAGGCAGCAAACTGCAGAGTGAACCTGGCCCCagccacagcttttctgggccttttttctttctttttacttctgtGGTGGCTGTGCCACAAAAGCTGTGACATGAGGCTCACATAGACCTTAAAACCACAATGTTCCTCTGTTGACACTGAGAAAACACGTTCAGCGCACTGAAAATCCTGTTTTGAAGCCAGTTCTCATGGTGGGACGAGGCCACCAAGGTGatttcccagctctcagccacCTCTGGATGACAACAAACACCAAAAAGGTCACTTTTTAAGTGGCAACCTGCAAATCCCACACAGCAATGACTCTACACacctctctttttgttttattttgttttcctggcagCAAAATGTCACTTCTCCCTGATTCACTCAGCAGAAAACACCTAAACAATGAGTTCACGAATCCAAATAAATCAGAGCTATTTCCCCCCAAGGAAAGAGGGAAATCGACTCTTGAGATTGGATTGTGAGGCTCACAATGTTTGCCGTTCCCCCTGAAGCCCTGCTGCCCTGGAAACGTGCCTTTGTGGGGTTTGTGCTCGTCATAGCCCCCCGACACCGTGATTTCTGGGCTTCGCCTGCCCTTCGGGGTGTGGATGCAGAGAGTTTATCCCACAGATAATTGTGGTCACCCCTAAAGCTCAACCCCAACCCCGAGGAGAACCCAGCTCCCCTCGCACGCCGCCGCCACATCCGTGCACGAGCGGTGGGTGATCCGGATGCGCCCGCGGTGAGCCATGCATCGCAGGTCGTTTCCTAGCAAGCACATGTAGCCTCCGAAAGAGAAACTGTGAACCACTGCATGAGTAAACACcacacagaacttttttttttttttccgtccAGCCCCATGAGCGGTGATTTTTAAACACGTGGAGATGGCTGTAAAAGGGCTGGTGAGCCTCTCAGTAAAACTAAGCACTTTTACATACCTCCCTGGGCACAAGGGTGCAGTGctcaacaacaaaacaagattttttttcgtATTTTTGGTATTGGTGCACCTCTAGTGTGAGTGACTTTCTGGATGGAGTGGTGTGCCAGGAGCACAGTCCCACAAATACCCCCCCCGCCATGGTCAGAAAAGCCACGTCCCCACGGGAACCTCTTTGCAGCTGCACACCCTGCGGATGCCTGCAGCCCTCAGACTTCACCCCACAGGCAAGCAATAACAAAGTATGGATCAAAACTGCTCAGAGGAGGATTTCTGTCTGTGTCTGGGGGAAGGATGTAAGATGGGCAGCAGCGGTAAGCTGTCACGGGGTGCTTAGGCTGTTTTGGGGTATGGGAGGACCCCCTTCACCCTGACGGGACGGGGCAGAGCCACAGCAGcgagctgcagagctctcccacCGGGTGCAATTCAGGGCCACTCCCGTGCATGCATCCCTTCCTCCCGccccctccagcaccaccaGAAATAGCTGGGGCCCTGGCGCCGGGCTCGAAATATATCCAGGGGCTGACAACAGGGCGCTGAGCAGGGGACGGCCTCGGCCATCCACCTCCGGGCTCtctgctccccgtgcccccggCCAAAGGGCATCAGAAAGGGGAGGCGAGGACAGCCAGAGCCCCGGGCCggatcctgctgctgctgcaagcgCCGCCTCAGgcactgctgctgtcagcaccGCCCTgtttcctccccagcccccggcCAGCTGCTGAAGCACCCGATGGCGGCCCAGGCTCCGCTTTCGAGCAACTCCAACAGCACCCTGTGCCCCATCAACACCGCCTTCGCCCATCACTTCTTGCCCAGCGTCTACCTGGTGGTGATCccgctggggctggtggggaacgtgctggggctgtggcaccTGCGGGCTGCCCCCCACGgacccctcagcctgctggtggGCAACCTGGGCCTGGCCGACCTGCTGTACGTGGGCACGCTGCCCTTCCTCGTCGGCTACTACCTGCGGGGCAGGGCCTGGCCCTTCGGCAGGGCCTGGTGCCGGCTGACGCGGAGCCTCTTCCACCTCAACCTCTACGCCAGCATCGGCTTCCTCACCTGCATCAGCCTCCACCGCTACCTGGGCATCGTGCACCCGCTGCGGGCGCGGGGTAGGTGCCAGGAGCTCTTCTCCTCCGGGTGGCTCAGCGCCGCAGTCTGGGGGTGGGTGGTGGCGCAGGTGGCCCCCGACCTGGCCTTCAGCAAGATGAACCCCAATGGGACGCAGTGCCACGACACCACGGAGCAGGACAACCTGGGCAGTTACCTGGCGTACACCGCAGCCGTCACCGCCACCGGCTTCGTCGTGCCCTTCCTCATCATCATCGGCTGCTACTGCCACGTGGTGGTGGTGCTCTGCAGGAACGACACCATGGACCCCGGCCTCAGGAGAAGGAGCATCAGACTGGTGGTTCTCGTGATGGTGCTCTTCTCTGTCTGCTTCCTCCCCTACCACGTCTTCAGGAACCTCAACTTGCTGTCCCGGCGCTGGCAACAGCAAGGGTCCTGCACGCAGGCTTCAAGGGACATCTACGTCTCCTACCAGGTGACCAGGGGCCTGGCCAGCTTCAACAGTGCCCTCAACCCCCTGCTCTACGTAATGACCAGCAAGGACTGCACCTCACGTGTGAGAACCATCTACCGAAGGGCCAAGAAGTCCCTGGAGTCTGTCTTCACAAGGGAAAGCTCTCGCCAAGCGCTTGAGACGAGGACAAGCAACATCTCCGGTGAGCAGGAGGCTTCTGATGAGCTCTGAGGCACCCAGCACAACTCCTTCCCCAAAAGACGTGCTGCATTGGCTTGTGCTTGGCTCCTTCTTGGTATCAGCCCCTTGTCCCCACCACCACACCTGACCCTGGTGCCAGGGACAGACAGGACCACAGGCATCAGACACCGAAGCGGGGTCAGGTTTTAGAGCAAAGCTACCAAACCCAACCGCTTTGCCTACAACATGCCAGGAGATGGAACAAAATAGATGCTGCCTTCACCCCATTCCTGAAATATTTCTCAGCCCTGCCTCCAATGCAGCAGTCTGAGGGGGGTTAACAGCCCTTGGCTGCATTTTGGGCTTCTCGACGAGCGAGGGACGGGGACGAGCGATGCTTGGCCCCACAGCACCCTCAAGCTGCCAGACTTCTTTGGGGGACATGGACTGGAGGTGGGCTCCGGAGAGGGCAGTGGTAATCGGACTACTATTGCAGGGCTGCTGAGAGAGGAAGTgctttggaaaaggaaatattcataaaaataaCTCAGTTTAAACGTATGACTAAACCATGCCAGCTGCTGGGCTAGATGTTCTGGGCGATTGAGCTGCTTCAGGATCTGTTATCCTCCGCTGCCCACCTTcttcacagacaaaaaaaaaaaaaaagtatttcagcatTACTCACTCTCTTCTGGAACACCTCATAGCAGGCGACAACAAATTGGCATTTAAAAGTTTccgaagtttttttttttttttttaaatccttattGTTCTTTACAAggcaaatgacagcagcagcccGAACCCGGGGCTTGGCAGGCAGCTCCCCGCAGAGCCCCGCAGGTGGGTGGCTGCAGCTCGCTCTCCCATCCAGCCCCACGAGGATGTTCAAAATTAGATGTGTCTGGTGCAAATTAGACGTGCAAATGCCATCTGAAGACAGGCTTGAAGACTTCTGGAGGTAAGGgtggctggggagggcaggatgTGCACCAGTGCCTGGGGGGTGGCCGTGGGGCTCTGCTGCAGAGGCTCCTgagcagctctcctgctctcCGTGTTCCCCACCACAAGCAGCTGGAATGTTTCAGTCCTTGTGAAATGGAGACTGCCTTCAGTCCTGCAAAgtgctttgcagcagcagcttttgcaCCCCTGCTGAAGGAGGGGGGCTGTGAGTTAGAAGCACCTTGTGCTGGGAAAGCACCAGCCCAGGGGCACTGCGTGTCGGAGCAAAGTCTTACCGgcagctgctcacagccccaccTCGCTGCTCTGCAGGAAGCCGTGGCTGGCCTTCAGGCAGAGCTAACACGCCTAATGTGCAAATAAACACTTCTTGCTTTCAGTCCTGAGTCGTCTGACTTCTGTTAGAGCCTTACAGGGGCACAGGAGCCAGCCGTCCTGCGGGCAGGAGCAGTGGGGAGCTCCCcaggctctgcagagagagtgcccaggcagctggcagagagACCCCCAGAGCCTACTCTGGGTCTGCTGGGATCCAGCACAGCCCCAAAACTTCCATCTCCTGCCTCATCCTCAggaaaccaaaaggaaaagtttAGTTCTGGGGTGAGCTGATCTTTTGtctctgcagcagctgtttgGGGCATTAGGATCAaggctgccctctgctgcttgTATGTCCCCAGCATCTGTGCTCCTCCAGAGCTCTGACCTTTTGCTCCTCTGATTCTTTTACTCCTTTCCACATCATCATTAAGGACATTAAGGATGATTTAAAGATCGGCATCCCAAGGCCCAGCTCCAAGCCCCAGGAACTGTTGCAGCCCCAACACACCTCATTTTTCTGTGTCCCACAGCTCTCAAACCACCAAAAGCCATTAATGACCCACAGGCTGGGATGATGcctctgagattttttttttttttgtagtaccTTGCACTCTCCAGCCCTCAGCCAGCACTGCTCTCTACAAGCACAGCCGAGCTCCTGCCCTTTATTAGCTGCATGTAATTAAGCACAACCGCTGGCACATGAACCTGGCTCTCTCAGCTGGGTGATGGAGAGCAAAGCAGCCGCTCTTCCTCCAGCCCTTGCTCCCTGGCAAGGATCAGCTGCTGTCCCACGGGGGACATCTCAGTGCCTGGGCACCTCTGGGCACCCTCTGGCCCCTCCGAGCCACCCGGTGTGGTGGCACTGTCCCTTAGGTGACCAacaaggggacagggacagcagggagctgctgtgtcCCTCCTTCTCCTTGTCCTCCCCCTGTCCTGGGGCGCTGGCAGTATTttggcagggctgtgccccAGTGCTCATGTAGCAGAAGGGATCAGTGCCCCCGGAGCAGCCACAGCAGTGCCTGGGTTGGCACCCAGAgctgtcccctctgctgcaggcagctggctgCCCAAAATCAGGCGAGAAGAATCTCACCCCCAgtgcctgccctcctgcccagccctggcacagcacagcagagcagtgAGCCACCAGAATCAGACTGACGGAGATTTTTAATCACTTTCCCCATGTCAGGCTCAACCAACAACCCAACATGGTGGGAATTCTGCTGGCATTAATGGGATCGAGATCAGGCCCAGAAATTTGGCAGCGTTTCTTCTTTCATTAAATAAACCTCTCTTACTCGAGGGTTTGTTGCAAGCACGGTTGAGATTTGTTATGTTAAAGACAATTCTGAGCCGACAGCCTGGGGAAGCCGTTCAGGCAAAATTAACAGGCACGGGCACAGAGGCACAGACGCACGAGCCCTTCATTTCCCTAGAATGCCAAACTGTCTGGCTTGGCATGCAGAACGCCGTGCAAGAACACATCCCTGCCATTGACAGCTAGATGCAGAGGACTCAGCTCcgtttaaatctttatttttactttgcacAGATTTTTAGAAGGAGTCTGAAGCCTGAAAAGAGGATTTGCCCCCACTGGCGTTCACAGTGTGTGATGCATGGCTGAAATTAACGCTCTGGGGAGCTTGGTGCAGCTGGTACAACCTGAAAAAAGGTGGCTGGGGTGGGTGGGAAGAGGGATGGGGAGACCCAAAGCCCCATCACCTGGAGATGCAGCCCCAGGCCCAGCGCTCAGCTCTTCAGCACAACGGTCTCATTGTGCTTGAGGGGTGCAGACCCGGCGGGTTATCTCATGTACCGAGGGCATCCACTGCACTTGGAAAGGGACAGCAGCTGCAACTACTGCAGGTGTAACGGGAAATATGGTAAAATGGTAAATATGtgcggggctgggtgctgctggtgggtaTTTCAGGAAAGGAGGAAATCTGAGTCTGTCTGTGCTGCAGTGCTTTGGCATCTGGGAGACCAACAGCTTGTAAGAAGAGCAAAGCGTATAAATAGAACAACATTTAGCATGCCTGTGTGAGGCCACCAGCCTGATATTACTCCTGCAGTGCCTGGGTTATAAATAGGTGCTGCGGGTGGGACCTGCGTGGGGCAGGAGCCCGGGAGGCGCTGACTTGCAGCTCGGCAGCAGCCGCAGCCGGAGCACGCATTTGTATGTGTGTTACAGAGCAGCTGCGGCTGCACCGGGCCTGGAGGGCTCCGTGAGCCCAGGCTCGGCAGGGATGAGCTGGTTTTTAGAGCATCCCTCTCAATATCCCTCCTCCGAGCCCCTTGCTGGCAGAGCCGGCAGCTCCAGCATCCCGCACCCAGCCCGCTCGCAGCCCCCAGCGCAGGGGTGTTGGTGCAGGGGGGATATGCAGGGGTCAGCGCCTTTTCCCCCTCCTGGCTGGCTCCTTTTCAGAGCTCCTCGTCCCTGGGCTTGCTGCCAGTGGCTCTGGgtagtccccaggggagcaaagccagcagcacagcagcacagcaccggCTGggaggttttattttgctttcccatgCCACAGGGTGAGGACGGGAGGGTCACTGGTGGACCGAGCAGCAGGCTCAGTCTGTGAACGTCTGCTTCCCAAGCCAGAAACCCCAAATGCCCATGCCCTGGGTCTGTCACTGCTGGGAGGTGCCCTAGGGTAACCCAGGACAGCATCACCTCCCACCCCAGAGGCTCAAAGGAGACACCTGAAAGTtacccagctgctcctcctcccaTGGGAACCTCAGGCTGCTTCTCCTGCTCCTCACAGGCGGTGTGCCCGGCTCCCCAAAAACCGGGGGCTCATTTGATTCCCTGTGGCTGACTCACGGGGCgctggtgcctggagcagccGTGGCTCTGCTGCCGCTTGCTGTGCCCAAGGGACCCAGCTCAGCCTCTGAGCAGTGCCGGGAAGcaaggggcagggctggggcaggcacaGGGGACCCTTCGCATTCACAGTTCAGGGCAGATGTCTCTCATCTCCCCAATTAAGCCTTCCAGAGAGGAAGCAAACTGCATCCCAACACACCAGTGCCCGGCGCGTTCCAGCTGGTGTGGGGAAGGCAGCTCCGGGCCGCTCAGTCCCCGAGCTCTGATTTCagacagcagcacagggaagggaCCACTTGTGAATAATCAGCGCACTTTTCCCCGGTTACAGTGGGATATTTCCAATACTTGAATATTTGCGATGCGTTCCCAGAGCCTCTGCGCCCCGGCTCGCAGCGGGGAAGGTGTTTATATATAGCACCGTGACACTATGCATGGATCAGGCCCTGCTCTGCCTTCAGCCAAGGCTCTGACGTGGCCGTGGTCCTGCAGTGAGCCCGATGCTGTGGCTGCTTGTCCCCGGAGTCACCGTGCAGGCCACCGAGCTGGGCAGCCCTCACCGAGCCTCTGCCCCTTGTCCCAGGAGCAGCCTGGCTGCGCTGGGGCACTCATTCAAACtcggggctgctctgctccagcagcctcTCGGCAAGTATTTCCACTGGTTAGCAGGCAggaactttattattttatcttggTTTTATTACTGAAGCCGAGGTGCTCAAGGTAAATAAATGAACCAAGTGAAGTGGCCGAGATTAAAACCCCGCTGCAGCAGCGCAGCACCTCCCCGGCTGGGTGCCGGCCAGGCATTTATGGCAGGTACTTGGTGCCTGGCTGACGCTCAGCTGACAGCTTTCCAAGCACATAAAAAACTTATTAGGCTGAAAATAGAGTTTGTGGTCACAAACTGACAAGAGCACCGTCAACGTTTGTGGCCCAGCTGCGCTCCTtgcccaggctccagctgcGGTGGGGAGCAAGGGGCATGGGGCCGTGTGGGCGCTGCAGCACCAACTTCGGGCAGGCAGGGAAATGGGGCAGGAAATGGGGCAGGGCTCTGCCAtggctgtggggtgctggggcaTCAGAAGGAGGCACAGCCGAGGtttggcagggctgggagcaggcaagGAGGctgaggacagccacacgcggGGCTGTGCCCACCTGCACGTACCCTGGGGTTTGCAACCCGCAAGCCTCATCTGTAGCAACCACACGGAGGCAATCTGCATTGGTGAGCGgtttatattttcattctaCACCCAGCACTTTATTAATTCACTGCCTGAGCTTCCAGATAGCACAGCAAAGTGCCTGCGGCCATCCAGGCTGCACAGAGTcagggggggaggcagcagggagatCCCAGAGCCCAGGGAAAGCCAGGAGGATCCTGAGTGATGCTCAGGCACCCCGGCGTGCCAGGACTCCCACCCTCAGCTACGGCAGGGGCAAACCTCTGGAACCAAGCAGGGGGAGCCTCGAATAGCCCAGGGCATGGCCTGTAGGAGAGGCAGGCTAGTTCTGGCTAGCAGGAGGCTGTTGTGCAGGACGATCAATGCAGTCACAGGGCAGAAGTCTCTGTATCTGCAGAAGAGGGCATCGCCGGCACCTGGCGTGGAGAGGGGATTGCTGCCATGCCCAGCTCACCATGCCCGGCTAAAGGTGCCCAACTCACTGTGCCCAGCTCCCCGTCCCACACACCTGGGACTGCTGGGCAGTCCCTGGAGctccagcctgctgcagctggtgtgGGCACTCGTATCTCAGTATCTAATCCTTTTTAGAAATGAACTAAtccattgctttaaaaatatcctGCGGCGTTGCGAGGCTATAATCTCAGTATTAAATGGCATTAAAGCCAGAAGAGCTGATGCTTTTACTaaggcagaagaaaacatcTATTGGTTCTTTTCCAATAACCGAAGAAGAGGAGCGTGCCACGGTGCTCTCTGAGCCACTTGGCGACCTGCAGCACTCCACGGCTCAGCATGGGGAGGTgccccctgcctccagccctcgGTGACACCTAAGGGTGGCACGCAGTGAGGGCAGGCGGTGTGTCAGGGACCCCAAGATGCGAGCGAGGGGCACAGAGCAGCTGGGGCACGGCTGGCAGCGTGCACCCATCTCTATGTACATCAGACAGCAGCGAGGAGAGAGATTGCTGAGATGTTTCAGAATGCAAAGATACTGCAAGGTGTCATCTACAGCCACCTCCAGAAAGGAACGGGGAAGCAGCTGCCTGGAGAGAGTTATGGCCCCTTGTCCCTCAGCCATAGGAAGGAGCAGAAGGCAGGGACTCGGACCCAGCTTCAGCTTTGCCCTTATCTTTTAGCAAAGAGGAGCACGGGCAtggcagggcagggtgctgtgtgctgcccaAACTCCTGCCCAGGTGTGGCGGGGGAAGCAGGAGCTCCGGGAGCCCCCCAGACAGCCTCCGCTGCCGGCCTGTGTTTAGCCTCTTTCCTCTGAGCCCGCTGAGCAGCTTTGCCTGTTTCAATCCATTAAAACTAGGAAAGCTTTTTAATAAATTCCTTTCCAGCCCCAAATTATTAGATGTGAGCCAATTAGACACATTAATTAGGCCCTGTTGAAGCACAGATGAGGTCTGGCTTTGTTTGCACTCAGGGCTGGCCGGACGAGGAGCGCCCGTCCCGCTCACAGgctctgaaaacagcagcacacCACGCAGCTGCTGCTCGATTTCCAGAGCTCTCACCTGCCCTCTGCCTCCCCGTGCAGTAAAAATGAGGCATTTAATCTCATAACGCAACTTCTCGCTGGAAATCGATGCTGAGGTACCTTATCCTGCCTGCTCTGGTCCTGCCGGTGCCACGTGAACCTTCCCAAGCACAGCAAAGGTGCCGGGAAGCCAAAGGTTGAACGGAGCGAGCTTCACAGGGGGGAAGCACGAAACAATTCCAACCTGGGTTTGGTGCTGGGGGTTCTTGTTAGGAGACTGACCCTGCCCTTGTTCCTTCTGAGCCGCTTTCATTGCACAGAGGCTGTGCACATGCTCACAGCAACCCCCCAAAGGAGAAACCAGTGATGtccttccttcagctgctgctaaAGGCATTGCACAGGCAGCTTGTGCCCATCTTCTCCTGTGGCTGGAGAGCGTCTCCCTGTGTTTTGCACGTTTGGACCTGCCCTGGCAcgttgctgcagcagctgcatggAGCAGCTGGCTTTGGATAGCATCTTAATGCTCCAAGTACCTGGGGAACTCAGAACTGGAGCGGCAGGGCACTGGGGCCCCAGAATCACCCCTAAGAGAGTGATGTGGTCACTGCGAGATCTGTGTCCTTCTCCAGGAACCAGCAGGAGCACCGCTGTGCCCTTCCTGCAAGGTAGGATGTCACAGATGTCGTTGCTGACCAGTGGAAAGAATTACCAGCAGCACGAAGAGCGTCTCCTCTTGCCGGTGGCCTGACACTGCCCTAGGTTTGGAGACTCAACAGCATCCCAGGACCCATTGGCAGGGCTGCAAGCAAGGCCAAGGAGAACACAAACCAGGCACATTCGTCCAGCGGAGGCCTTGCCGTGTGATTTAGGGGCTGTGAGTGCTGCGGTGGCACACAGCAATCCTCCCACAGCTTGCGGGCACCAGCACCTGCAGTTTTTGTTTGGGAACAACTTTCACTGCTGGTGCAGGCACCGGGGTGCCGCGAGGAAGTGGGAAGGTGGCCAGGGTGGAAAGGAGCTCAGGGTTGCAGCAGGACAGGCGTCGTGTCCCTGGTGCTGGCTGTGGACAGGtcagggctggaggggctgcaggagcagcgaGGGGTGTCCCGCCCCGGGGGGCCATCAGCTGTCCCCACGGCACTTCTGCCTGAtgtccccttccccacctcaAACTCCTCCACGCCAAGGCTGCCACAACCTCCCAGGTGATCCGTTCTGGTGTTTCCCTGTCTGCAGGGTTAGGAAGGTTTCACTGTGTCTGACTCAAACCTCCTTTGTGCAACTAAACCCCAAATCGTCCTGTCCTCTCCGGACTGGGGAGTGGGGTGGGTGCACCAGGAGGGGATGTAATCCTGCTCGCCTGCTTTGCCTATTCCAGATCAAGAGGAGGGGAGTTTGGTTCTTGAGGCAGACACCATCCAACCAGTGAAGtatcctatttttaaaaaggcagcagaaggctTACATAAAAGCTCGGGAAGCCAGAGATGACAAAGCGGGGCCTCTGCTTCGCGGGCTCCGGCTCCTCCCGCAGCCAATTCTGCTGGAGAGCTCGGGGGGGGGTActgagcacccccagcaccactGCGTGCCCCCAGCGCCCCCAGTACCCCCCGGCCGGGCACGGGGGCGCGCAGGGGGCACCTCGAGGTGCCGCTGGGGGCGCGcaaggcggcggcgggcgcgcaGGGGGCGCGCAGGGGGCGGTGCGCGGGCGCGGGCGCTGCGCGGgggcgcggcggcggggcccggggacggggagggggggacggGGAAAGGGGGGGACCCACGGCGGGGCCATGCGGAGCCCGGGCTGAGCCATGAAGCGGCAGAACCTGCGCACGGCCGCGCTCATCCTCTGCATCTTCTCCTACCTGCTGGTGGGCGCCGCCGTCTTCGATGCGCTGGAGTCGGAGGCGGAGAGCGGCCGCAAGcggctgctggagcagaagcGCGGGGAGCTGCGGAGGAAGTACCGCTTCTCCGCCGACGATTACCGGGAGCTGGAGCGCCTGGTGCTGCAGGCCGAGCCCCACCGAGCCGGCAGGCAGTGGAAGTTCGCCGGCTCCTTCTACTTCGCCATCACGGTCATCACCACCATCGGTGAGCGCCGGGGCGCGCGGTGCCCCCCTTCCATCCGGCCCCGCGTCCCCTCCGGGTCCTCCCcctccagccagcccctgctccgGGTACCCCAGGTGGGGGGGCTCTGCCTCGCTGGCACAGAGCGGGGGGTCCCAGCCGGCCCCCCCGCCGTTGGGGAGGCGCAGCGGGGGGCAGGAGCCGCGGGGTGCGATGCGCCCCCGGTCCCGGGGCTGCAGAAGTTGGCTGGGTGCGAGGGTGGGAGCCACGCCGGGCCCCCggagggctgcaggcagagagGTGGGCTGGGGAGCCGGGCAGAAGGCTCTGGGTCCTCCAAACtccagctgtggggctgtg
It encodes the following:
- the LOC101796159 gene encoding P2Y purinoceptor 1, with the protein product MAAQAPLSSNSNSTLCPINTAFAHHFLPSVYLVVIPLGLVGNVLGLWHLRAAPHGPLSLLVGNLGLADLLYVGTLPFLVGYYLRGRAWPFGRAWCRLTRSLFHLNLYASIGFLTCISLHRYLGIVHPLRARGRCQELFSSGWLSAAVWGWVVAQVAPDLAFSKMNPNGTQCHDTTEQDNLGSYLAYTAAVTATGFVVPFLIIIGCYCHVVVVLCRNDTMDPGLRRRSIRLVVLVMVLFSVCFLPYHVFRNLNLLSRRWQQQGSCTQASRDIYVSYQVTRGLASFNSALNPLLYVMTSKDCTSRVRTIYRRAKKSLESVFTRESSRQALETRTSNISGEQEASDEL